From the genome of Halomonas sp. 1513, one region includes:
- a CDS encoding LysR family transcriptional regulator, giving the protein MSDLPPLLWLQAFEAAARTLSFTAAGRELGVTQAAISQRIRLLEDRLGHKLFVRHPRSLSLTPAGRAWLPSINDAFTRLGEGTAEVFGSAADHSVTLRTTPVIQQNWLAPRLPRVQREHPLIAIRLVSAIWQDDFGPEGADIEIRYGHGDWSGVEALSLGAEWLVPVCAAPLAAQLKTPQDLAGHTLLHALGFGVGWSAWLESAGVAGLETRCRALSCDNQVMTLALASQGAGIALAHRRLLAERHDLATPLGHALASDERFWLVRPSRREVSEDAEWLWRWLAAERDLDDAGASSSPAVS; this is encoded by the coding sequence ATGAGCGACTTACCGCCACTGCTGTGGCTGCAGGCCTTCGAGGCGGCGGCCCGCACGCTGAGTTTTACCGCCGCCGGTCGTGAGCTGGGCGTGACCCAAGCGGCGATCAGCCAGCGCATCCGGCTGCTCGAGGACCGCCTGGGCCACAAGCTGTTCGTGCGGCATCCGCGCAGCCTGAGCCTGACGCCAGCCGGCCGGGCATGGCTGCCGAGCATCAACGATGCCTTCACCCGGCTCGGTGAGGGCACCGCCGAGGTATTTGGTAGTGCTGCGGACCACTCGGTGACGCTGCGCACCACGCCGGTGATCCAGCAGAACTGGCTGGCACCGCGGCTGCCGCGTGTGCAGCGCGAACATCCGCTGATCGCGATACGGCTGGTAAGCGCCATCTGGCAGGACGACTTCGGGCCCGAAGGGGCCGATATCGAGATTCGCTATGGGCACGGCGATTGGTCGGGCGTGGAGGCGCTGTCGCTGGGCGCCGAGTGGCTGGTGCCGGTCTGTGCAGCGCCGCTGGCGGCGCAGCTCAAGACGCCGCAGGATCTTGCCGGCCATACCCTGCTGCACGCGCTGGGCTTCGGCGTGGGCTGGTCGGCGTGGTTGGAGAGCGCCGGCGTGGCGGGGTTGGAGACCCGCTGTCGTGCCCTGAGCTGTGACAACCAGGTGATGACGCTGGCCCTGGCCAGTCAAGGGGCCGGCATTGCCCTGGCGCATCGGCGGTTACTGGCCGAGCGCCACGACCTGGCCACGCCGCTGGGCCATGCCCTGGCCAGCGACGAGCGCTTTTGGCTGGTGCGGCCCAGCCGCCGCGAGGTCAGCGAGGACGCCGAGTGGCTGTGGCGCTGGCTGGCCGCTGAGCGTGACCTGGATGATGCCGGGGCCTCTTCTAGCCCCGCCGTATCTTGA
- a CDS encoding ABC transporter ATP-binding protein: MTTNNNHQRIRLEAVSKRWDDTTAVDAISFDVTPGQFVILLGPSGCGKSTTLRMIAGLEQATQGRIAIGDRDVTFLPPGDRGLSMVFQSYALFPHLSVADNIVFGLRSRKVPKAERRERLARVAELVDLEAYLERKPAQLSGGQRQRVALARSIISEHPICLMDEPLSNLDARLRGEMRREIKSLQARLGMTVIYVTHDQVEAMSMGDRVILMQNGRIVQDGSPAELYNRPASAFAASFIGSPAMNLVQLTASDSAAVIDGESAVAVAPAAAAGGQLGIRPEDIEVLPSDASGVPAEVIDEEYLGADTILQLGVGSQRLRARLPGKRPMPPGTRCRLAWAPSAAHLFAADGLRRDDLTAVAFAANPGTTDPLTSHSRASHP; the protein is encoded by the coding sequence ATGACCACCAATAACAATCATCAGCGCATCCGTCTCGAGGCGGTCAGCAAGCGCTGGGACGACACCACCGCGGTGGACGCCATCTCGTTCGACGTCACGCCGGGCCAGTTCGTGATCCTGCTTGGCCCCTCGGGCTGCGGCAAGTCCACCACGCTGCGCATGATCGCCGGCCTCGAGCAGGCCACGCAAGGGCGCATCGCCATCGGCGATCGCGACGTGACCTTCCTGCCGCCGGGGGACCGCGGCCTGAGCATGGTGTTCCAGTCCTACGCGCTGTTCCCCCACCTCAGCGTGGCCGACAACATCGTGTTCGGCCTGCGCAGCCGCAAGGTGCCCAAGGCCGAGCGCCGCGAGCGCCTGGCCCGAGTCGCCGAGCTGGTCGATCTCGAGGCCTATCTCGAGCGCAAGCCGGCCCAGCTCTCCGGCGGCCAGCGCCAGCGGGTGGCGCTGGCGCGCTCGATCATCTCCGAACATCCCATCTGCCTGATGGATGAGCCGCTCTCCAACCTCGATGCCCGCCTGCGCGGCGAGATGCGTCGTGAGATCAAGTCGCTCCAGGCGCGCCTGGGCATGACGGTGATCTACGTCACCCACGACCAGGTCGAGGCGATGAGCATGGGCGACCGGGTGATCCTGATGCAGAACGGCCGCATCGTGCAGGACGGCTCGCCCGCCGAGCTCTACAACCGCCCGGCCAGCGCCTTCGCGGCGAGTTTTATCGGCAGCCCGGCAATGAACCTGGTGCAACTGACGGCAAGTGACAGCGCCGCGGTCATCGACGGCGAGTCTGCGGTAGCGGTGGCGCCTGCCGCCGCTGCGGGCGGCCAGCTGGGCATTCGTCCCGAGGATATCGAGGTGCTTCCCAGCGACGCCAGCGGCGTGCCCGCCGAGGTGATCGACGAGGAGTACCTTGGCGCCGACACCATCCTCCAGCTCGGCGTAGGTAGCCAGCGGCTGCGTGCGCGGCTGCCTGGCAAGCGGCCGATGCCGCCCGGTACCCGCTGCCGGCTGGCCTGGGCGCCGAGTGCGGCGCATCTGTTCGCCGCCGACGGGCTGCGTCGTGACGATCTCACCGCCGTGGCATTTGCCGCGAATCCCGGCACGACTGACCCGTTAACCTCTCACTCGCGAGCGTCTCACCCGTGA
- a CDS encoding gamma-butyrobetaine,2-oxoglutarate dioxygenase: protein MLTAQRAPERPDELAAPPMAELMPYPATPLLREASASDARVELTWEDGQRASLPLLWLRDHCPCEACRHPQTRERLIAPLDEVPECAEVSLEGGHLGLRWADGHLSRFAAGWLYQRRPGAADESALPARQAWREAFIPTRVAHPDFFSPRGEAAWLEALLRDGLVLLDGGPQADEEVSRIAERIGPQRPTNFGARFDVRSKPNPNNAAYTAIGLALHTDLPNWRQPPDIQLLYCLQNEAEGGESLFADGFQVAEALRQQSPEHFRLLSELAIDFRFQDETQDIAVRAPIIECDASGRVVEVRFNNWIRDTLRLPAEQMTAWYRAYHHFWTLLHSPRYQLDFALAPGEMVAFDNRRVLHGRRAFDPNTGARHLQGTYLDRDMLESRLRVLARHR, encoded by the coding sequence ATGCTCACCGCGCAGCGGGCGCCTGAACGGCCAGACGAGCTTGCCGCACCGCCCATGGCCGAGCTGATGCCCTACCCCGCCACCCCGCTGCTGCGTGAGGCAAGCGCCAGCGACGCGCGTGTCGAGCTGACCTGGGAGGATGGCCAGCGCGCCAGCCTGCCGCTGCTCTGGCTGCGCGACCACTGCCCCTGCGAGGCGTGCCGTCACCCTCAGACCCGTGAGCGGTTGATCGCACCCCTCGATGAGGTGCCCGAGTGCGCCGAAGTGAGTCTCGAGGGCGGCCACCTGGGGCTGCGCTGGGCCGACGGCCATCTCAGCCGGTTCGCCGCAGGCTGGCTCTATCAGCGCCGCCCCGGGGCAGCGGACGAGAGCGCACTGCCCGCGCGCCAGGCCTGGCGCGAGGCGTTCATTCCGACCCGCGTCGCCCACCCCGACTTCTTCTCGCCCCGCGGCGAAGCCGCCTGGCTCGAGGCGCTGCTGCGCGATGGCCTGGTGCTGCTCGACGGCGGCCCCCAGGCCGACGAGGAAGTCAGCCGCATCGCCGAGCGCATCGGCCCCCAGCGGCCCACCAACTTCGGTGCGCGCTTCGACGTGCGCTCCAAGCCCAATCCCAACAACGCCGCCTACACCGCCATCGGCCTGGCGCTGCACACCGACCTGCCCAACTGGCGCCAGCCGCCGGATATCCAGCTGCTCTACTGCCTGCAGAACGAGGCCGAGGGCGGTGAATCGCTGTTCGCCGACGGCTTCCAGGTCGCCGAGGCGCTGCGCCAGCAGTCGCCCGAGCACTTCCGCCTGCTCAGCGAGCTGGCCATCGACTTTCGTTTCCAGGACGAGACCCAGGATATCGCCGTGCGCGCCCCGATCATCGAATGCGACGCCAGCGGCCGGGTGGTAGAGGTGCGTTTCAACAACTGGATCCGCGACACCCTGCGCCTGCCCGCCGAGCAGATGACCGCCTGGTACCGCGCCTATCACCACTTCTGGACGCTGCTCCACTCGCCGCGCTACCAGCTCGACTTCGCCCTGGCGCCGGGCGAGATGGTGGCCTTCGACAACCGCCGCGTGCTGCACGGCCGGCGCGCCTTCGATCCCAACACCGGCGCCCGTCACCTGCAGGGCACCTACCTCGACCGCGACATGCTCGAATCGCGGCTGCGCGTGCTGGCGCGTCACCGCTAA
- a CDS encoding low-specificity L-threonine aldolase, whose product MIDLRSDTVTRPTPAMLAAMAEAPVGDDVWGDDPSVKRFEEAVAARAGKAAALFFPSGTQSNLAALLAHCQRGDEYIAGQLAHTYKYEGGGAAVFGSIQPQPLENAADGSLPLDKIRAAIKPRDFHFARTRLLALENTIGGKVLDPDYVQAATDLAREHGLATHLDGARLFNAAVASDTPLATLCAPFDSVSLCFSKGLGAPVGSVLAGPQPLIDEALHWRKVLGGGMRQSGLLAAACHHALEHHVADLALDHAKAARLGEAIAALPGVEVSSVATNMLFAHFPDAHRQPLVAHLKARGILAELLYATRFVVHRDISDADIDAVIDAFGEYFQQHG is encoded by the coding sequence ATGATCGATCTGCGCAGTGATACCGTGACCCGCCCCACCCCGGCGATGCTCGCCGCCATGGCCGAGGCCCCGGTGGGCGACGACGTATGGGGCGACGACCCCAGCGTGAAGCGCTTCGAGGAGGCCGTCGCCGCGCGCGCCGGCAAGGCCGCGGCGCTGTTCTTTCCCTCCGGCACTCAGAGCAACCTGGCCGCGCTGCTGGCGCACTGCCAGCGCGGCGATGAGTACATCGCCGGCCAGCTGGCTCACACCTACAAGTACGAAGGCGGCGGTGCCGCGGTGTTCGGCAGCATCCAGCCCCAGCCGCTGGAGAACGCCGCCGACGGCTCGCTGCCGCTGGACAAGATCCGCGCCGCCATCAAGCCCCGCGACTTCCACTTCGCCCGCACCCGGCTGCTGGCGCTGGAGAACACCATCGGTGGCAAGGTGCTCGACCCCGACTACGTGCAGGCGGCCACCGACCTGGCCCGCGAGCACGGCCTGGCCACCCACCTCGACGGCGCGCGGCTGTTCAACGCCGCGGTGGCCAGCGACACGCCGCTGGCCACGCTGTGTGCGCCCTTCGACAGCGTCTCGCTGTGCTTCTCCAAGGGGTTAGGCGCGCCGGTGGGATCGGTGCTGGCAGGCCCGCAGCCGCTGATCGACGAGGCGCTGCACTGGCGCAAGGTACTCGGCGGCGGCATGCGCCAGTCAGGCCTGCTGGCCGCCGCCTGCCACCACGCCCTGGAGCATCACGTCGCTGACCTGGCCCTCGACCACGCCAAGGCGGCACGGCTCGGCGAGGCCATCGCGGCGCTGCCCGGTGTGGAGGTAAGCTCAGTTGCCACCAACATGCTCTTTGCGCACTTCCCGGACGCCCATCGCCAGCCGCTGGTCGCCCATCTCAAGGCGCGCGGCATCCTCGCCGAGCTGCTCTACGCCACCCGCTTCGTGGTCCATCGCGATATCAGCGACGCCGATATCGACGCGGTGATCGATGCCTTCGGCGAGTATTTCCAACAGCACGGTTGA
- a CDS encoding hydrolase has product MSLDDLHLNLRNLTADDYPQLKSLMDKVYDDIGGAWPKLTIDKLVSEFPDGQIVIEDDQTIVGVALTALVDYDEFSNPHQYDDLIGHREVILNQPDGDAMYGLDVLIDPDYRGYRLGRRLYEARKELCRSMNLRAILAGGRIPEYHQHADELSPTEYIEKVSRKEIHDPILSFQLANDFLVKRLLRKYLPEDEKSQGFATLLEWNNILYEPAERVLESRKTQVRVGAVQWQMREFDSVETVLQQIEYFVDALSGYQSDFAVFPELFNAPLMGLQDRAAQRDQLAAIRFLSGFTERFKTELSRMAVSYNINIVAGSMIEEAEDGKLYNIAYLCHRDGTLERQAKLHITPQERRDWVIEGGDDLRVFDTDAGRVGIQICYDVEFPELSRLLADQDMDILFVPFWTDTKNGYLRVRHCAQARAIENECYVVLCGSVGNVPSIENLDIQYAQSSVFSPSDFAFPHDAVLAETTPNTEMIMFSDLDLTRLTVVRSEGSVTNLKDRRKDLFDLRWRDWSWKSGANLEDN; this is encoded by the coding sequence ATGTCCCTCGACGATCTGCACCTCAACCTGCGCAACCTGACCGCGGACGACTACCCCCAGCTCAAGTCGCTGATGGACAAGGTCTATGACGATATCGGCGGCGCCTGGCCCAAGCTGACCATCGACAAGCTGGTCAGCGAGTTTCCCGACGGCCAGATCGTCATCGAGGACGACCAGACCATCGTCGGCGTGGCGCTTACCGCACTGGTGGACTACGACGAGTTCTCCAACCCGCACCAGTACGACGACCTGATCGGCCACCGCGAGGTCATCCTCAACCAGCCCGACGGCGACGCCATGTACGGTCTCGATGTGCTGATCGACCCGGACTACCGCGGCTACCGCCTGGGCCGGCGCCTGTATGAAGCGCGCAAGGAGCTGTGCCGCTCGATGAACCTGCGCGCCATCCTCGCCGGCGGTCGTATTCCCGAGTACCACCAGCACGCCGACGAGCTCTCGCCGACCGAGTACATCGAGAAGGTGTCGCGCAAGGAGATCCACGACCCGATCCTCTCCTTCCAACTGGCCAACGACTTCCTGGTCAAGCGCCTGCTGCGCAAGTACCTGCCGGAGGACGAGAAGTCCCAGGGCTTCGCCACCCTGCTGGAGTGGAACAACATCCTCTATGAGCCCGCCGAGCGCGTACTCGAGAGCCGCAAGACCCAGGTTCGGGTGGGCGCGGTGCAGTGGCAGATGCGCGAGTTCGACTCGGTGGAGACGGTGCTCCAGCAGATCGAGTACTTCGTCGACGCGCTGTCCGGCTACCAGAGCGACTTCGCGGTCTTCCCCGAGCTGTTCAACGCGCCGCTGATGGGCCTGCAGGACCGCGCCGCCCAGCGCGACCAATTGGCCGCGATCCGCTTCCTGTCGGGCTTTACCGAGCGCTTCAAGACCGAGCTGTCGCGCATGGCGGTGTCCTACAACATCAATATCGTGGCCGGCTCGATGATCGAGGAGGCCGAGGATGGCAAGCTCTACAACATCGCCTACCTGTGCCACCGCGACGGCACCCTGGAGCGCCAGGCCAAGCTGCACATCACTCCTCAGGAGCGTCGCGACTGGGTGATCGAGGGCGGCGACGACCTGCGCGTGTTCGACACCGACGCCGGCCGCGTGGGCATCCAGATCTGCTACGACGTCGAGTTTCCCGAGCTCTCGCGCCTGCTCGCCGATCAGGACATGGACATCCTGTTCGTGCCGTTCTGGACCGACACCAAGAACGGCTACCTGCGGGTGCGCCACTGCGCCCAGGCCCGCGCCATCGAGAACGAGTGCTACGTGGTGCTGTGCGGCAGCGTCGGCAACGTGCCGTCGATCGAGAACCTCGACATCCAGTACGCCCAGTCGTCGGTGTTCTCGCCCTCGGACTTCGCCTTCCCCCACGACGCGGTGCTCGCCGAGACCACCCCCAATACCGAGATGATCATGTTCTCGGATCTCGACCTGACGCGCCTCACCGTGGTGCGCAGCGAAGGCTCGGTGACCAACCTCAAGGATCGCCGCAAGGATCTGTTCGACCTGCGCTGGCGCGACTGGTCGTGGAAGTCCGGCGCCAACCTCGAGGACAACTGA